The Helianthus annuus cultivar XRQ/B chromosome 15, HanXRQr2.0-SUNRISE, whole genome shotgun sequence genomic sequence CGAGATGTTGTTGTAACCTTCGGGGTTGCGACGGTTGTGTTAGGTTGCATTATGTGACCTGGGCATGTAGTCACTGTACTTATGCCAAGCTAGTATTTTAAAAAGGAAATGATGATTTGCGAACTATTTTATTAGAGCCGGAACGGGTTCAAAAGTTTTGAGCTAAGATGTTTTAAAAGagaatttataataaaaaaacttaTTACTATAGAACTCACTCAATGTAATTGACGATTTTTAGCATGTATTTCAGGTAAGAAGAAGGTTTGATTGTTGGTGGCTCTTTGGTATTGGCAGCGGTTACCCGACGTCTTTTAATGTTTTGGCATTTTCCCGCGTTTTGAACAATTAACACATTTTAGTCGTTTTAATACCTTGAAGTTTGTTCgtactttatttaatttttccgCTGCGTATTGACGACATTTTGGTCTAGAACTATGTTTGCTTATCGTGTTACCAACGAGTTGGGTTCCCGAGTTTGGggccttacaagttggtatcagagccgtagTTTGAGAGATCTGGGCATCCCCAATGCCTAGACTTGGACTGAAAATGGGACCAAGAATGGAAATGCCAAAACGGGTAACCTAAAGCCAAGATCGCCAACTGTGTAATTGTGTTCGTAGGTTAGGACAGGGGCGAAATGCCAACGATGTAGGACAGGAATGGTTTAAAACCCGAAAGGCAAGGCGAGAGGGTAATGGCGATTGGCCACCGTCATTAACTAATTGTTTTGCTTGTAGTGTTTTAAATTATACCTGAATTGCTCTGTTTGGTGTTTCATTTCAGTAACTCGTAGATGGCTCGTGGAAGGAAACCAACTAACGATGGAGGCGCTAAGAACACCCGCAAGAACAAGAACACTGTCGACCATGTTGATGAGGGGTTGGTTCACTCTCAGCACTCTGAGCCCTCTCAGCACTCAGAGCCCTCACAGCATACTGAGAAGTTTGTGTTGGAACCCGCTGTTCGTGAAGCTGTTAGGGATGAAATCCTTGGGATGATTCAGGAGTTTCTGCCAGATATCGTGAAAGGGGCTTTTGAATCATTAAAAGATGACGTGTTGAAGGATATTGGGACTAAGAAAAAGAAGGCAACTGATGATGATACCGATGGTGAAGGGGATGGTACAGGTAAGAATGGAAAAGGGGGTTGTAATTATGCAGCTTTTAAGAGGTGTGAGCCACCTCGTTTTGATGGACGAAAGGACGCAGTGGCGACTTGTCACTGGCTGTCTGAGATGGAGGCTGTAATCTCTATTAGTGAGTGTCGTGCTGATCAGGCGGTGAAATTTGCTGCTCATTCATTCATCGCCGAGGCACTACACTGGTGGAACACTATTCGGGAAAGGAAGAGTGCTCAAGAGTTGGATGATATGAAATGGGAAGATTTGAAGCAGATGGTAAAAAAGAAATTTTGTGCTCCTAACGAAATTGAGAAGATTGAGAAAGagttcctaactttcaaagcagGGAAATTGTCACACCGGGAGTATACTTCCAAATACATTGAGATGGCACGTCTCATACCGTACATGTCTGGGAATGATGAAAGGTGGAAGAAACATTACATTGAGGGGTTGCCTGATAGGGTTAGGCACTTGGTAAAGGCCCATGCTCCTCTTGATTTTGATGCAACAGTTGAGCTAAGTGCGACTCTTTACGATGATGTTTTAGCAGTTGAAGAGAAGTTGGAGGAACCAGAAAAGAAAAAGTGGGTTGGATCGAATAAGAGGTTCAGGGGTGAACATGGGGATACAGGTGATAAGAGGGTTAAAACTGAGAACTTGGGTACATGCAGGAAGTGCGGAAAAACGCACTCTGGGGAGTGCTCAATGAAGACCATTCTATGTTTCCGTTGTGGGCAAACGGGACACTTTGCTAATGATTGTAAGGCTGGCCCCAAGTGTTACAAGTGTGGGGGTTTTGGGCACATATCCAGAGAATGCAAGGGTAAAAAGGGCGAGGGGTCAAGCCAGGGTCCTGCTGAGGTCAAGAAAGAGGATGTGAAACCGAAGGCAAATGCACGGGCCTTCACGATGACTAAGGCTGAGGCGAAGACTGATCCGAATGTTGTTTCAGGTACATTCCTTGTTAATGATGTTCctgcttctgtgttatttgactCTGGGGCCAGTAGGAGTTTTGTGGCCCATTCCTTTTGTGGTAAATTGCGTAGAATGCCTAGGAAGATTGAGGAACCATTTTGTGTTGAAACTGCTGTGGGTCGACCTACTAGTGTGACTGATGCTTTAGAtgattgttttattgatttggaAGGTCATAGGTTCCCTGCTAGACTGTTTATCATTACGTTGGGTGGTTTTGATGTGGTattgggaatggattggttgtccacaTTTAATGCAGATATCGTTTAGTCCTGTGAAAGTTTATGGCGATAAGGTGTGCTCTTCACCGAAAATCATTTCTATGATGAAGGCGGAAAAATTCTTGAGGCGCGGGTGTGGAGCTTACTTGGCATATGTCATCGATGATGATGTGGAGCGTAA encodes the following:
- the LOC110913731 gene encoding uncharacterized protein LOC110913731; this translates as MARGRKPTNDGGAKNTRKNKNTVDHVDEGLVHSQHSEPSQHSEPSQHTEKFVLEPAVREAVRDEILGMIQEFLPDIVKGAFESLKDDVLKDIGTKKKKATDDDTDGEGDGTGKNGKGGCNYAAFKRCEPPRFDGRKDAVATCHWLSEMEAVISISECRADQAVKFAAHSFIAEALHWWNTIRERKSAQELDDMKWEDLKQMVKKKFCAPNEIEKIEKEFLTFKAGKLSHREYTSKYIEMARLIPYMSGNDERWKKHYIEGLPDRVRHLVKAHAPLDFDATVELSATLYDDVLAVEEKLEEPEKKKWVGSNKRFRGEHGDTGDKRVKTENLGTCRKCGKTHSGECSMKTILCFRCGQTGHFANDCKAGPKCYKCGGFGHISRECKGKKGEGSSQGPAEVKKEDVKPKANARAFTMTKAEAKTDPNVVSGTFLVNDVPASVLFDSGASRSFVAHSFCGKLRRMPRKIEEPFCVETAVGRPTSVTDALDDCFIDLEGHRFPARLFIITLGGFDVVLGMDWLSTFNADIV